From one Paenibacillus terrae HPL-003 genomic stretch:
- the purR gene encoding pur operon repressor, translating to MKKLKRSSRLVEMTQFLLSRPHTLVPLTHFADRYGAAKSSISEDLAIIKEVFEDEGIGELLTLAGAAGGVKLIPRLSKQHALTFANDLCAQLEQPDRILPGGYLYLSDLLGQPAMMNEAGKIFATAFANRQIDVVMTVETKGIPLAYATGAQLNLPVVLVRRDHQVTEGSAVSINYVSGSQKSLHTMSLSRRAMREKSRVLIVDDFMKAGGTIQGMVDLLAEFDAEVAGVGVLVESGEVENEERLLHDYISLANLTAVDSRSKQITVKLGNYFDESTGQ from the coding sequence GTGAAAAAACTTAAAAGAAGCTCACGATTGGTGGAAATGACACAATTTTTGCTGTCACGGCCGCATACGCTGGTGCCTCTTACGCATTTTGCGGATCGTTATGGGGCGGCTAAATCGTCCATAAGCGAAGACCTGGCCATTATCAAGGAAGTATTTGAGGATGAAGGCATTGGTGAGCTTCTGACGTTGGCGGGAGCGGCAGGAGGCGTCAAGCTGATCCCAAGACTGTCCAAGCAGCATGCACTCACATTTGCGAATGACCTGTGTGCACAACTGGAGCAGCCGGATCGCATCTTACCCGGAGGATATCTGTATCTGTCGGATCTGCTGGGTCAACCGGCGATGATGAATGAGGCTGGTAAAATATTCGCTACTGCATTTGCCAACAGACAGATTGATGTAGTCATGACGGTGGAAACCAAAGGGATTCCGCTTGCCTATGCAACCGGGGCACAACTGAACTTGCCAGTTGTCCTTGTACGGCGTGACCATCAGGTGACGGAGGGCTCGGCAGTGAGTATTAATTACGTCTCAGGATCACAAAAGAGCCTGCATACGATGTCATTGTCCAGACGTGCGATGCGCGAGAAATCGCGTGTACTCATCGTGGATGATTTTATGAAGGCAGGTGGCACGATTCAGGGGATGGTCGACTTGCTGGCTGAGTTTGATGCTGAGGTAGCCGGAGTAGGTGTGTTGGTAGAATCGGGCGAGGTGGAGAATGAAGAACGCTTGCTGCACGATTATATTTCACTGGCGAATCTGACCGCGGTCGATTCTCGGAGCAAGCAAATTACAGTCAAGCTGGGGAATTATTTTGATGAATCTACAGGCCAGTAA
- a CDS encoding ribose-phosphate diphosphokinase, with product MTYCDSKLKIFTCNSNPKLAHQIADYIGIPMGESHTTSFSDGEIQIKLSESVRGCHVYIVQSTCLPVNDNLMELLVMIDALKRASAKSINVVMPYYGYARQDRKARSRDPITAKLVANLIEKAGAHRVISMDLHAMQIQGFFDIPVDHMFGAPILAQYFRSKQIENPVVVSPDHGGVVRARKLADFLNAPLAIIDKRRPEPNVSEVMNIIGNIEGKTAILIDDIIDTAGTIVLGANALKEGGVTDVYACCTHAVLSGPAMERLENSPLKEVVVTDTIPIVHPNPTSKLKVLSVAPLMGEAIIRVHEELSISKLFEIE from the coding sequence ATGACTTATTGCGATTCCAAACTCAAAATATTTACTTGTAACTCCAATCCGAAGTTGGCCCACCAGATTGCGGACTACATCGGAATTCCAATGGGGGAATCCCATACCACATCGTTTAGTGACGGTGAAATTCAAATCAAGCTGTCTGAAAGCGTGCGCGGTTGCCACGTATACATTGTGCAGTCGACTTGTCTGCCAGTTAACGACAACTTGATGGAGTTACTGGTTATGATTGATGCACTCAAGCGGGCTTCCGCCAAAAGCATTAATGTTGTTATGCCATATTACGGCTATGCCCGTCAGGATCGGAAAGCACGTTCGCGTGATCCGATCACGGCGAAGCTTGTCGCTAACCTGATTGAAAAAGCGGGTGCTCACCGCGTAATCAGTATGGATTTGCATGCGATGCAAATTCAGGGATTCTTTGATATTCCGGTGGATCATATGTTCGGCGCGCCAATTCTGGCCCAGTATTTCCGTTCGAAGCAGATTGAGAACCCGGTTGTCGTTTCCCCTGACCACGGCGGTGTTGTGCGTGCGCGGAAGTTAGCGGATTTCCTGAATGCCCCGCTGGCCATTATCGACAAACGTCGTCCTGAGCCGAATGTTAGTGAAGTAATGAACATCATTGGGAATATTGAGGGTAAAACCGCTATTCTGATTGATGACATTATTGATACGGCGGGAACCATCGTGCTGGGTGCGAATGCCCTCAAGGAAGGCGGCGTAACGGATGTGTATGCGTGCTGTACGCATGCCGTGCTCTCCGGGCCTGCTATGGAAAGACTGGAGAATTCACCGTTAAAAGAGGTGGTCGTGACGGATACCATTCCGATCGTTCACCCCAATCCGACAAGCAAGCTGAAGGTACTGTCTGTGGCCCCATTAATGGGAGAAGCCATCATCCGTGTGCATGAGGAATTGTCAATCAGCAAACTGTTTGAAATCGAATAA
- the ispE gene encoding 4-(cytidine 5'-diphospho)-2-C-methyl-D-erythritol kinase, with amino-acid sequence MKIYEKAPAKINLMLDVLRKRDDGYHEVEMIMTMVDLSDRLTMSELPRDTIIISSQAGYIPLDEKNLAFQAARLIKERYDVSTGVHIHLDKYIPVAAGLAGGSSDAAAALRGLNKLWKLGISDAELRVLGAELGSDVPFCITGGTALASGRGELLKPLPNPPQCWVILAKPPINVSTAEVYGRVKADQIIRHPSARQMEQAIRNASFTDVCNALGNVLEDVTLKLYPEVEHLKNSMIRLGADGVLMSGSGPTVFGLVSKEAKVPRIYNGLRGFCKDVYAVRLLT; translated from the coding sequence TTGAAAATATACGAAAAAGCACCGGCAAAAATCAATTTAATGCTTGATGTATTACGCAAACGGGATGACGGATATCACGAGGTTGAAATGATTATGACCATGGTCGATCTGTCTGATCGTTTGACCATGTCCGAGCTGCCACGTGATACCATTATTATTTCAAGCCAAGCCGGGTACATACCGCTAGATGAGAAAAATCTGGCTTTTCAGGCCGCGCGTCTGATTAAGGAACGTTATGATGTCTCTACGGGCGTGCATATCCATTTGGACAAGTATATCCCGGTAGCCGCAGGGTTAGCAGGCGGAAGCAGTGATGCCGCGGCAGCGCTGCGTGGGCTGAACAAGCTATGGAAGCTTGGCATCTCGGATGCTGAATTAAGAGTACTGGGCGCAGAGCTTGGTTCTGATGTGCCCTTCTGTATTACAGGCGGTACGGCTTTAGCGAGCGGACGCGGGGAATTGCTTAAGCCACTTCCGAATCCACCCCAATGCTGGGTCATTCTTGCGAAGCCGCCAATTAATGTATCGACGGCTGAAGTGTACGGACGCGTTAAAGCGGATCAGATCATACGTCACCCGTCTGCCCGGCAGATGGAGCAAGCGATCCGTAATGCTTCTTTTACCGATGTATGTAATGCGCTCGGGAATGTACTGGAGGATGTCACACTCAAGCTGTACCCGGAGGTAGAGCATCTTAAAAACTCTATGATCCGATTGGGAGCGGACGGGGTGCTGATGTCAGGCAGTGGTCCTACGGTGTTCGGACTGGTGTCGAAGGAAGCCAAAGTACCGCGCATCTATAATGGACTCAGAGGATTTTGCAAGGATGTGTATGCAGTACGACTTCTGACCTGA
- a CDS encoding small, acid-soluble spore protein, alpha/beta type, producing the protein MSRRRRSVMSEELKYELAKDLGFYDTVKEEGWGGIKAKDAGNMVKRAIQLAEQAASRKS; encoded by the coding sequence ATGAGTCGGAGAAGACGAAGTGTCATGTCGGAAGAGCTTAAGTATGAGCTGGCTAAGGATCTTGGATTTTACGATACGGTCAAGGAAGAGGGCTGGGGAGGCATTAAAGCCAAGGATGCGGGCAATATGGTTAAGCGGGCCATTCAGCTTGCAGAGCAGGCAGCTTCCCGCAAATCGTAG
- the spoVG gene encoding septation regulator SpoVG, with translation MQITDVRLRRVNSEGRMKAIASITIDNEFVVHDIRVIDGNNGMFVAMPSKRTPDGEFRDIAHPISSGTREKIQAAVLTEYERAAVDEEVAIEEGA, from the coding sequence ATGCAGATTACGGATGTTAGACTCCGCCGAGTGAACTCAGAAGGAAGAATGAAGGCGATTGCATCCATTACGATTGATAACGAGTTTGTAGTTCATGACATCCGGGTTATCGATGGAAATAACGGGATGTTCGTGGCTATGCCTAGCAAACGCACCCCGGACGGAGAGTTTCGCGATATCGCTCATCCGATATCTTCAGGAACCCGGGAGAAGATCCAAGCTGCTGTTCTGACTGAGTACGAACGCGCAGCGGTGGATGAAGAAGTAGCTATTGAAGAAGGCGCTTAA
- the glmU gene encoding bifunctional UDP-N-acetylglucosamine diphosphorylase/glucosamine-1-phosphate N-acetyltransferase GlmU, which translates to MLERLAVILAAGQGKRMKSKLYKVLHPVCGKPMVGHVLDTVRDIGVSRSVVIVGHGAEAVQSYLGPSAEYALQAEQLGTGHAVKQAKDLLGQEKGTTIVICGDTPLITAETLEGLVQLHESRGAAATILTAELDDPKGYGRVIRDAAGAVLKIVEQKDCSPEEDAVREINTGTYCFDNAKLFAALDKVTNTNAQQEYYLTDVIGILHGEGEKVEAFLTDDVSESIGVNDRVALSVAEGYMRERIVRKHMLNGVTIIDPSSTYIESEVVIGSDTVLYPNTWLRGQTQIGEDCVIGPQTEIQDTLIHSGATVKHSVLNEAEVGSSTSVGPFAYLRPGAKLGEHVKIGDFVEVKNATIGDHSKVSHLSYVGDAKVGTNVNIGCGAITVNYDGYNKSITEIEDDAFIGSNVNLIAPIKIGKGAYVVAGSTVTHAVPDNDLAIARPRQENKAGYADKIRARAKAKKKRSE; encoded by the coding sequence TTGTTGGAAAGGTTGGCAGTCATTCTTGCCGCAGGGCAGGGAAAACGTATGAAATCCAAATTATATAAAGTCCTGCATCCGGTATGCGGGAAACCGATGGTCGGTCATGTACTCGACACGGTTCGTGACATCGGAGTGTCCCGCAGTGTGGTGATTGTGGGTCACGGTGCGGAAGCGGTACAGTCTTATTTGGGACCGTCGGCAGAATATGCGCTTCAGGCAGAGCAGTTGGGAACGGGGCATGCTGTCAAGCAGGCCAAAGACTTGCTCGGTCAGGAGAAAGGTACGACCATCGTCATCTGTGGAGACACCCCCTTGATTACAGCGGAAACACTGGAGGGCTTGGTGCAGCTACATGAGAGTCGGGGAGCGGCCGCAACAATTCTGACCGCTGAGCTGGACGACCCTAAGGGATACGGCCGGGTCATCCGTGATGCTGCGGGGGCAGTGCTCAAGATCGTGGAGCAGAAGGATTGCTCACCTGAGGAAGACGCTGTTCGGGAAATCAACACGGGAACGTACTGCTTTGATAATGCCAAGCTGTTCGCAGCGTTGGACAAAGTAACCAACACCAATGCACAGCAGGAATACTACCTGACAGATGTCATTGGTATTTTGCATGGCGAAGGGGAGAAGGTTGAGGCATTTTTAACAGATGATGTGTCGGAATCCATCGGTGTGAACGACAGGGTCGCTTTATCAGTAGCTGAGGGATACATGCGAGAACGCATTGTGCGCAAGCATATGCTGAACGGTGTGACCATCATTGATCCGTCCTCTACCTACATCGAGAGCGAGGTTGTCATTGGTTCCGATACAGTGCTGTATCCAAACACATGGCTGCGAGGTCAAACGCAAATCGGTGAAGATTGTGTGATTGGTCCGCAGACTGAGATTCAGGACACCCTTATTCATTCGGGCGCAACGGTGAAACATTCAGTGTTGAACGAAGCTGAAGTGGGCAGCAGTACATCTGTGGGTCCATTTGCCTATCTGCGTCCGGGTGCGAAGCTGGGCGAGCATGTGAAGATTGGTGATTTTGTTGAGGTGAAAAATGCGACCATTGGTGATCATTCCAAGGTGTCCCATTTGAGCTACGTCGGTGATGCCAAGGTAGGTACAAACGTTAATATCGGTTGTGGGGCAATAACAGTTAATTATGATGGGTATAATAAATCTATTACAGAAATTGAAGATGATGCCTTTATTGGAAGTAATGTGAATCTGATTGCCCCGATTAAGATCGGAAAAGGTGCATATGTCGTAGCAGGCTCCACCGTAACACATGCTGTCCCTGATAACGATCTGGCCATTGCCAGACCGCGTCAAGAGAACAAAGCCGGATATGCGGATAAAATCCGCGCGCGTGCCAAAGCGAAGAAGAAAAGATCGGAATAA